Proteins encoded within one genomic window of Spodoptera frugiperda isolate SF20-4 chromosome 7, AGI-APGP_CSIRO_Sfru_2.0, whole genome shotgun sequence:
- the LOC126910828 gene encoding proteasome subunit alpha type-4 gives MARRYDTRTTIFSPEGRLYQVEYAMEAISHAGTCLGILATDGILLAAERRNTNKLLDEVFFSEKIYKLNDDMVCSVAGITSDANVLTNELRLIAQRYLLQYGESIPCEQLVSWLCDVKQAYTQYGGKRPFGVSILYMGWDKHYGYQLYQSDPSGNYGGWKATCIGNNSAAAVSSLKQEYKENETTLAEAQALAIKVLSKTLDMTKLTPEKVEMATLTRKDNKTIIRVLTSTEVEKLIADFEKSEAEAEAAKKQPPKS, from the exons ATG gCTCGGCGTTATGATACTCGAACAACCATTTTCTCGCCGGAAG gtCGGCTTTACCAAGTTGAGTACGCTATGGAAGCCATCAGTCATGCGGGAACCTGTCTAGGTATTTTGGCTACGGATGGTATCTTGTTAGCTGCAGAACGCAGGAATACAAACAAACTTCTTGATGAAGTATTCTTTTCTGAGAAGATCTACAAACTGAATGATGATATGGTGTGCTCAGTGGCTGGTATCACGTCAGACGCCAATGTTCTGACCAACGAACTCAGACTGATTGCCCAGAGATACCTTCTGCAGTATGGAGAATCTATTCCTTGTGAACAACTCGTTTCTTGGCTGTGTGATGTCAAGCAAGCCTACACACAGTATGGAG GTAAGAGACCTTTCGGTGTGTCAATCCTGTACATGGGCTGGGACAAGCACTACGGCTACCAACTCTACCAATCAGACCCCAGTGGTAACTACGGTGGATGGAAAGCCACTTGCATCGGAAACAACAGCGCT GCTGCTGTATCAAGTCTGAAACAGGAATACAAGGAGAATGAGACCACTCTTGCTGAAGCCCAGGCTTTGGCCATCAAGGTGCTCAGCAAGACCCTGGACATGACCAAGCTGACTCCAGAGAAAG TTGAAATGGCAACATTAACTCGCAAAGACAACAAGACTATCATCCGAGTTCTAACCAGCACTGAGGTAGAGAAGCTTATTGCTGACTTCGAGAAGAGTGAGGCTGAAGCTGAAGCCGCCAAGAAGCAGCCCCCCAAGTcgtaa
- the LOC118266336 gene encoding vesicle transport protein USE1 — MAVERPEKPKPCVTVAKRSRLEMNVRQLLNKCELMAKQEPIDNNCRLKQYVEALTEMIAELKTSKDKPSKEQLAEYVKRASFLKGVVQTASLNTPSEKLEAVQLLSHGAATMSADASAQEIHQKTRVKYGVELRSELFGLEDSDDTLRKRNIIKAPNFTSNSSGQEDLDSLLKYHQNMQEKVAENMVLLTKSLKEQSQIASTIIKGDTEALKKSSELTDRNISSLKVESDRLQEHSKSAWKCWLWIMLAIVMAIFINMVLFMKVMKKKVVT, encoded by the exons ATGGCTGTGGAAAGGCCCGAAAAGCCGAAGCCTTGTGTGACCGTTGCAAAGAGATCTCGACTAGAAATGAATGTGAGGCAGCTATTGAACAAATGCGAACTGATGGCGAAACAGGAGCCTATTGACAACAATTGTAGGCTCAAGCAGTACGTGGAGGCTTTGACTGAAATGATAGCAGAACTTAAAACTAGTAAAGA TAAGCCATCAAAGGAGCAGCTAGCGGAATATGTGAAAAGAGCTTCTTTCTTGAAGGGAGTTGTTCAAACAGCTTCGTTAAATACTCCCAGTGAAAAG TTGGAAGCAGTTCAGTTACTGTCACATGGAGCAGCCACCATGTCTGCCGATGCATCAGCTCAAGAGATACACCAGAAAACTAGAGTCAAATATGGAGTGGAACTTAGATCTGAATTATTTGGACTAG AAGACAGTGATGACACGCTACGAAAGAGGAATATAATCAAAGCACCAAACTTCACAAGCAACAGCAGTGGCCAGGAAGACTTGGACTCCTTGCTGAAATACCATCAGAATATGCAGGAGAAAGTAGCGGAGAACATGGTGCTGCTCACAAAGAGCTTGAAAGAACAGTCTCAAATTGCCAGCACTATTATTAAAGGGGATACTGAG GCTTTGAAGAAATCCTCAGAGCTGACAGACCGTAATATCTCCTCATTGAAAGTGGAGTCAGATAGACTGCAGGAGCACAGTAAGAGTGCTTGGAAGTGCTGGCTGTGGATCATGTTGGCTATTGTCATGGCTATCTTTATAA ATATGGTGCTCTTCATGAAGGTTATGAAAAAGAAAGTAGTCACATAA
- the LOC118266334 gene encoding peptidyl-alpha-hydroxyglycine alpha-amidating lyase 2-like, with protein MLPTFVFLLSLTGIYCEPETVRDNFDYFSYNLPKDEIVLRPQEVKDWPQTSLNVGQITAVSINSLGQPVIFHRAERVWDESTFNESNVYQDLDKGPIIEDTILVLDPHTGSVLHSWGAYAFYMPHGLTVDHHDNVWVTDVAKHQVFKYIPNNHKYPTLTIGEAFTAGFPFRRRSPVHYLCMPTSVAVATTGEIFVADGYCNNQILKFNAAGKLLLAIPSVSESWTLNVPHSVTLLEHLDLVCVADRENMRIVCPKAGLKSYVDRFDEPTTVIEDPTLGRVFAVASHGDTIYAVNGPTSQNIAVRGFTVNAFYENILDTWEPTTGFTNPHSVAVTRNGSHLYVTEIGPNKIWKFELTDVYDKK; from the exons ATGTTACCGACATTCGTGTTCCTTCTGTCTTTAACGGGAATCTATTGTGAGCCAGAGACAGTGAGGGATAATTTCGACTATTTCAGTTATAATTTG CCGAAGGATGAAATCGTTTTACGGCCCCAAGAAGTGAAGGATTGGCCCCAAACGTCGCTGAACGTGGGCCAGATAACTGCAGTGTCCATTAATTCTTTGGGACAACCTGTGATATTCCACAGGGCTGAGCGAGTATGGGACGAAAG CACTTTCAACGAATCCAACGTCTACCAAGACCTGGACAAGGGTCCGATCATAGAGGATACTATCCTAGTCTTGGACCCTCACACTGGATCTGTGCTGCATAGCTGGGGAGCTTACGCTTTCTACATGCCACATGGGCTGACTGTGGATCACCATGACAACGTTTGGGTCACAGACGTTGCTAAGCATCAAGTTTTTAAG TACATTCCAAACAATCACAAATACCCAACATTGACGATCGGAGAAGCGTTCACCGCCGGCTTCCCATTCAGACGTCGTTCACCAGTCCACTACCTTTGCATGCCAACTTCTGTCGCTGTCGCCACCACGGGAGAAATATTCGTCGCTGATGGCTATTGCAACAACCAGATCTTGAAGTTCAACGCAGCTGGAAAGCTGTTACTGGCTATACCATCCGTTTCTGAATCTTGGACCTTAAATGTCCCTCATAGCGTGACCTTATTGGAGCATTTGGACCTGGTCTGCGTCGCTGATAGAGAGAACATGAGGATTGTCTGCCCTAAGGCTGGTTTGAAGAGCTACGTGGATAGGTTTGATGAACCGACCACTGTTATTGAGGATCCTACACTCGGCAGGGTTTTCGCCGTTGCGTCTCACGGTGACACGATATACGCTGTGAACGGACCGACGTCTCAGAATATTGCTGTGCGAGGTTTTACTGTGAATGCGTTCTATGAGAATATTTTGGATACCTGGGAACCGACCact GGCTTCACCAACCCCCACTCAGTGGCTGTCACAAGAAACGGCTCCCACCTCTACGTCACAGAAATAGGACCGAACAAGATATGGAAGTTCGAACTAACAGACGTTTATGataaaaagtaa
- the LOC118266337 gene encoding uncharacterized protein LOC118266337 encodes MIKAQYVMFVLTLMLSAMLETASITKRSYSDQSVRGYITERTCWWNEVCKEEFQTLFRCKCPSWSYCRSPGRYYNAICSMTETGYIWDQPHSEWRPQ; translated from the exons ATGATTAAG GCGCAATATGTGATGTTCGTTCTAACCCTTATGTTGAGTGCAATGCTCGAAACTGCATCGATAACCAAAAGAAGCTATTCAGACCAGTCCGTGAGAGGATACATCACTGAG CGAACATGTTGGTGGAACGAGGTTTGCAAGGAGGAGTTCCAAACGCTGTTCCGATGTAAATGCCCCTCATGGTCCTACTGCAGAAGCCCAGGACGCTATTACAACGCAATATGCTCCATGACAGAGACCGGATACATCTGGGATCAACCCCACTCCGAATGGCGCCCTCAGTAG
- the LOC118266335 gene encoding uncharacterized protein LOC118266335 isoform X1: MDASVPRVILSIALAALLPMASLNSHDGVAKENIPHSRQKRILWITNDGRLALPPGTTMTITPSLSMPFVRHPPKGFLSNMTVSFPFTTDLTYEVKFKIDFDKLGLTDNENPYGAFPPILARSMGRAAVSMMADYVGQYLDRRRGKRSTSENVTPDVEKAILDRLHGGERAILYGIAEDIFANFGLSGKECLLRAICEIQSHPLKNFGFLGEIMKLFFTPSKSPYASLLDEYVEAQKAGESGGECWPYYRLCPKSIFQSSNKYSKDAEDMHRRQEHEDDEENKIEDVQAM; encoded by the exons ATGGATGCATCAGTTCCCCGTGTAATATTAAGCATAGCATTAGCAGCTTTGCTGCCAATGGCTTCGCTAAACAGCCATGATGGCGTGGCCAAAGAGAACATCCCACATTCGCGACAGAAGAGGATACTCTGGATCACGAACGATGGCAGGTTGGCACTACCACCTGGCACTACAATGACCATCACGCCATCGCTGTCGATGCCATTTGTCAGGCATCCACCGAAAGGATTCTTGTCTAATATGACAGTCAGTTTCCCTTTTACAA CTGACCTGACATACGAAGTGAAGTTCAAAA TCGACTTTGACAAACTTGGTTTGACGGACAATGAGAATCCTTACGGAGCATTTCCGCCAATCTTGGCCCGATCTATGGGAAGAGCGGCGGTTTCCATGATGGCGGATTATGTGGGACAATATTTGGACCGTAGACGAGGCAAGCGGTCTACCAGTGAAAATGTCACACCAGATGTTGAAAAGGCGATACTCGATAGATTACATGGAGGAGAGAG AGCAATATTATACGGGATAGCAGAGGACATATTCGCAAACTTCGGTTTATCAGGAAAGGAATGTCTCCTGCGAGCTATATGTGAAATACAATCACATCCTCTCAAAAACTTTGGGTTTCTGGGAGAAATCATGAAGCTATTCTTTac ACCTAGCAAGTCACCGTACGCCAGCCTATTAGATGAATACGTAGAAGCCCAAAAGGCTGGGGAATCTGGTGGCGAATGCTGGCCGTATTACCGATTATGTCCCAAGAGTATCTTCCAATCTTCTAACAAATATTC GAAAGATGCAGAGGACATGCACAGGCGACAAGAACACGAGGACGACGAAGAGAACAAAATAGAAGATGTGCAAGCAATGTAG
- the LOC118266335 gene encoding uncharacterized protein LOC118266335 isoform X2, which produces MDASVPRVILSIALAALLPMASLNSHDGVAKENIPHSRQKRILWITNDGRLALPPGTTMTITPSLSMPFVRHPPKGFLSNMTVSFPFTIDFDKLGLTDNENPYGAFPPILARSMGRAAVSMMADYVGQYLDRRRGKRSTSENVTPDVEKAILDRLHGGERAILYGIAEDIFANFGLSGKECLLRAICEIQSHPLKNFGFLGEIMKLFFTPSKSPYASLLDEYVEAQKAGESGGECWPYYRLCPKSIFQSSNKYSKDAEDMHRRQEHEDDEENKIEDVQAM; this is translated from the exons ATGGATGCATCAGTTCCCCGTGTAATATTAAGCATAGCATTAGCAGCTTTGCTGCCAATGGCTTCGCTAAACAGCCATGATGGCGTGGCCAAAGAGAACATCCCACATTCGCGACAGAAGAGGATACTCTGGATCACGAACGATGGCAGGTTGGCACTACCACCTGGCACTACAATGACCATCACGCCATCGCTGTCGATGCCATTTGTCAGGCATCCACCGAAAGGATTCTTGTCTAATATGACAGTCAGTTTCCCTTTTACAA TCGACTTTGACAAACTTGGTTTGACGGACAATGAGAATCCTTACGGAGCATTTCCGCCAATCTTGGCCCGATCTATGGGAAGAGCGGCGGTTTCCATGATGGCGGATTATGTGGGACAATATTTGGACCGTAGACGAGGCAAGCGGTCTACCAGTGAAAATGTCACACCAGATGTTGAAAAGGCGATACTCGATAGATTACATGGAGGAGAGAG AGCAATATTATACGGGATAGCAGAGGACATATTCGCAAACTTCGGTTTATCAGGAAAGGAATGTCTCCTGCGAGCTATATGTGAAATACAATCACATCCTCTCAAAAACTTTGGGTTTCTGGGAGAAATCATGAAGCTATTCTTTac ACCTAGCAAGTCACCGTACGCCAGCCTATTAGATGAATACGTAGAAGCCCAAAAGGCTGGGGAATCTGGTGGCGAATGCTGGCCGTATTACCGATTATGTCCCAAGAGTATCTTCCAATCTTCTAACAAATATTC GAAAGATGCAGAGGACATGCACAGGCGACAAGAACACGAGGACGACGAAGAGAACAAAATAGAAGATGTGCAAGCAATGTAG
- the LOC118266333 gene encoding uncharacterized protein LOC118266333, whose amino-acid sequence MVYVEQPTSGVRWNWIGREQKRSLFSEEGLTGKTESDKEEWQCLKPTSAVRCNPTPICLTDDSLSQQVIKFTLINCTCDSVFVRFKYVMDKSYFRNIKVSPILPKKLCPGLPEVFTLIFKLVNQEEFRSGIYFKIGFDVYDNVPAESLCVPIVTEFKKQRCVIVSESVNIPPIYPWHLKRNDQHSSDYIHITLHDPFPYHLHIYKRVMDLSKDPIVTLHADGINTELVMHDVEQQVSTEAVVNTEIVTHKTEHKLLEHKPLETHKAESKTKASAMRIAERIMVHEAMASIVKVIIELALDTFMLESTYLHLQPHESTKIPVYLTKVERTGYHQCYYDLLFIDTITEEVAMKKTVKIYAEVLPHPIKVDPIILDMSKSSVKHGYCEDVFVITNTHKLYSAMIKIKLTTKMKKMFYVEPMETTIPGLCSVPFFVKFCSRDFLSVKPSEDLVHFTFKIIIRGYKAVYENVPPYFYEIIAPCAVEFKKVYDEKYFKETDDEN is encoded by the exons ATGGTTTATGTAGAACAGCCGACAAGTGGAGTAAGATGGAATTGGATTGGAAGAGAACAAAAAAG GTCCCTTTTTTCTGAAGAAGGATTGACAGGTAAAACAGAAAGTGATAAAGAAGAGTGGCAATGTCTAAAACCGACATCAGCAGTTAGGTGTAATCCAACACCAATTTGTCTGACTGACGATTCTTTAAGTCAACAAGTTATTAAATTCACATTGATAAATTGTACGTGTGACTCTGTGTTCGTTCGATTTAAATACGTTATGGATAAGTCTTATTTTCGAAACATCAAGGTCTCGCCAATATTGCCAAAGAAGCTGTGCCCTGGGTTACCTGAAGTGTTTACATTGATATTTAAACTTGTAAACCAAGAAGAATTTAGATCAggcatatattttaaaattggcTTCGATGTTTACGATAATGTTCCTGCGGAATCATTATGTGTGCCAATAGTCACTGAATTCAAAAAGCAACGATGTGTGATAGTATCGGAGAGCGTAAATATACCGCCTATTTATCCTTGGCATCTAAAAAGAAATGATCAGCATTCTTCTGATTATATTCATATAACTCTACATGATCCTTTTCCTTAtcacttacatatttataaaagagTGATGGATTTAAGTAAAGATCCAATTGTTACTTTACATGCAGACGGGATAAACACAGAGTTAGTTATGCATGATGTAGAACAACAGGTATCAACAGAAGCAGTGGTAAACACTGAGATAGTTACACATAAAACAGAACATAAGTTACTCGAACATAAGCCACTCGAAACTCATAAAGCCGAGTCTAAAACGAAAGCATCGGCTATGCGAATTGCAGAAAGAATAATGGTACACGAAGCCATGGCTTCTATTGTTAAGGTTATTATTGAACTTGCTTTGGATACTTTTATGCTTGAATCCACATATTTGCATTTACAACCCCACGAATCAACAAAGATTCCGGTATATTTGACAAAAGTTGAACGTACCGGTTATCATCAATGTTACTATGATTTACTATTCATTGATACAATAACAGAAGAAGTTGCAATGAAGAAAACTGTAAAAATCTACGCAGAAGTACTGCCACATCCAATAAAAGTGGATCCTATTATATTAGATATGTCTAAATCGTCGGTTAAACATGGTTATTGTGAAGATGTTTTCGTAATTACCAATACCCACAAACTATACTCTGCTATGATTAAAATCAAACTAACTACGAAGATGAAAAAGATGTTTTACGTGGAACCTATGGAAACTACAATCCCTGGATTATGTTCTGTACcattttttgtgaaattttgttCTAGAGATTTTCTATCAGTCAAACCAAGCGAAGATTTAGTTCATTTCACGTTCAAAATAATTATCCGTGGATATAAAGCAGTTTACGAAAACGTACCACCGTACTTCTATGAAATAATTGCACCATGTGCAGTTGAATTTAAAAAGGTTTATGACgaaaaatactttaaagaaACTGATGACGAAAATTAG